A single genomic interval of Spirosoma linguale DSM 74 harbors:
- a CDS encoding short-chain dehydrogenase/reductase SDR (PFAM: short-chain dehydrogenase/reductase SDR; KR domain protein; NAD-dependent epimerase/dehydratase~KEGG: scl:sce8810 short chain dehydrogenase/reductase family oxidoreductase): MTIESKTIIISGASRGIGRATALLLAQHGANVVVTARSADDLKQLEKDATEGHVRGKIVAVAGDVASESDMAAVVQTALDQFGRIDVVINNAGYGVFKNVDEITVEEWDALMATNVKGTFVLTKAALPTLKAQGSGHIIVVASDVAKRTFAGGSLYTASKYAQEAFMGALRKEVRSFGIKVTGVYSGLVDSHFHEKGHGHETSKGWLQSEDMAESMLFIVSRPAHVVIDEFMVHPLVQEY, from the coding sequence ATGACTATAGAAAGCAAAACCATTATTATTTCGGGGGCGTCGCGCGGCATTGGGCGGGCAACGGCCTTGCTACTGGCTCAACATGGTGCGAATGTGGTGGTTACCGCTCGCAGTGCCGATGACTTGAAGCAACTCGAAAAAGACGCCACCGAAGGCCATGTTCGGGGTAAAATTGTTGCCGTTGCCGGTGACGTAGCCAGCGAATCGGATATGGCAGCCGTCGTGCAAACCGCTTTGGACCAGTTCGGTCGGATCGACGTCGTGATCAATAACGCGGGCTACGGCGTTTTCAAAAACGTCGATGAAATTACCGTCGAGGAATGGGATGCCCTCATGGCTACCAACGTAAAAGGTACGTTTGTACTAACCAAAGCGGCCCTGCCCACGCTGAAAGCGCAGGGGTCAGGCCATATTATCGTTGTCGCTTCGGACGTGGCCAAACGGACCTTTGCCGGTGGCTCGCTGTATACCGCCAGTAAGTACGCCCAGGAAGCGTTTATGGGGGCACTTCGCAAGGAAGTTCGCTCGTTCGGTATCAAAGTGACGGGCGTGTACTCGGGCCTGGTCGACTCACATTTCCACGAGAAAGGCCACGGGCACGAAACGTCGAAGGGCTGGCTGCAAAGCGAAGACATGGCCGAGTCGATGCTGTTCATCGTGAGCCGCCCCGCCCACGTGGTCATTGACGAGTTCATGGTGCACCCGCTGGTGCAGGAGTATTAG